CTCAGAGTCATGAAAGAAAATGAGGAAAAAGTTCAGAAACTTCTAAGAAAGGCAATTCCAAGAATCCCAGAGGAGAGAAAGTGTGGCTGTGCGGACGTACTTAAGACAGCTTTCGTCTGATTCTTTCTTCACCTTTTGAGTAATAATTGAGCGTCTCGCTATTATTATAAGTATTTGAGCATTTCTATCTTTATCGAAAAACCCCCAGAGTTTCATTTCCACTGGAACTCCACGAGAGAGGTATCCCACAAAATTTTTGACGATACAAAATATGTAAAGAATATGACAGCGTCATGTTTACAATTGTAAAGTAAACAATGTTCATATAATGTACATTTTTGTACACCAACTTTGTATGTTTTTTCAGTAAAAAATTTTAGACATTTATAAGCTGTTCATAGATAAATATTTAAATAGGAAGTCGATCTAATAGGGGAGAGTGTTTGTTTCACAAGAGAAAATAAAAATTTTCTATGGTGTTTGCCGCCGAGTTCCAGTGGAAATGAAACTCTGGGGGGTTTCACTTCTGTTTAATTTTACATGATATGTAAACCAAATCTTTTAACAAAATTGGACATATTTGCTCAAAAATGGATTTATTTTGTTGGACAAATATGTCCAATTGGACTCCACTGGAAATCGGGAACTCCTTTACATTTGGAAATCAACTAAAGTGAACAGATTAGTTCATTCGAGTAGTTTTTCTTATGAAATGATTTCAAATGAGATTATACTCAATTATATATTTGACATGTGAATGTTTAAGCAAAGCATAAAAACTCTCAGTGAGATATCAACGTTGCTTTCCACTGGTTCGTGTGGTTCGTGTGGAAAGACTTAAATATATATGTCATATGGGGGATTTGAGTATAACTTAATGTCATATTTAATGGTGTCTATTTAACAATATGTGTTCCATTTCCACTGGAAACACAGGTCATGTAATTAAAAAGCATAATTTCCACTGGAGGGACATCAATGAACGAAGGTGAACAGTTACACCTGGATAAGCTCTTTGAAAGACTGCTCAAGGCAAGGAAGATATTCAAGAACAAAGAGGTACTTAGACATAGCTATACTCCAAGAGACCTACCTCACAGACATGAGCAGATAGAGACGCTAGCACAGATACTAGTTCCTGTTCTTAGGGGTGAGACTCCATCGAACATTTTCGTTTATGGGAAGACAGGGACTGGAAAGACCGTGACTGTAAAATTTGTGACTGAAGAGCTTAAGAAAATCTCCAAAAAATATAACATTCCAGTTGATGTCATATACATAAACTGCGAGATCGTTGATACTCACTACAGGGTTCTAGCTAACATTGTCAATCACTTCAAGCATGAGACTGGAATTGAGGTTCCTCTCGTGGGCTGGCCGACGGATGAAGTTTATGCGAAGCTTAAACAAGTGATAGACATGAAAGAGAGGTTCGTCATTATTGTTCTTGATGAGATTGACAAGCTTGTAAAGAAGAGTGGAGATGAAGTTCTGTACTCATTAACGAGAATAAACACCGAGTTGAAGAGAGCGAAGGTTAGCGTTATTGGAATATCTAATGACTTGAAGTTTAAGGAGTATCTTGATCCAAGAGTCCTCTCAAGCCTTAGTGAGGAAGAAGTAGTGTTCCCTCCATATGATGCGACTCAGCTTAGGGATATACTAACACAGAGAGCTGAGGAGGCGTTTTATCCTGGAGTTCTAGATGAGAGCGTGATTCCCCTGTGTGCAGCTCTTGCAGCTAGAGAACATGGAGATGCGAGGAAGGCTTTAGACTTGTTAAGAGTTGCTGGAGAAATTGCAGAAAGGGAAGGTGCTAGTAAAGTTACTGAGAAACATGTATGGAAGGCTCAAGAAAAGATAGAACAAGATATGATGGAAGAAGTTATAAAAACGCTTCCGCTTCAGTCAAAGGTTCTCTTATATGCTATAGTTCTTCTGGACGAAAATGGGGAGTTACCAGCGAATACAGGTGAGGTGTACTCTGTGTATAGAGAGCTCTGTGAACATCTTGACTTAGAACCCCTAACTCAAAGGAGAATTAGTGATCTTATAAATGAGCTTGATATGTTGGGCATCATAAATGCAAAGGTCGTTAGTAAGGGAAGGTATGGGAGGACAAAAGAGATAAGGCTAAATGTTACCCCATATAAAATTAGGAATGTATTCAGATATGACTATACAATCCAGCCCCTGCTTACGATATCTTTTGAAAGTGGTCAGCGGAGGTTGATTTAATGGATGAGTTTGTGAGGGCTTTAATCAAAAATAACTACCTCATAACCCCTTCAGCTTATTATCTCCTTGCTGAGCACTTTAGAAAGCAGAATTTTTCTCTATCTGAGCTAATAAAATTTGCAAAGACTAAAGGGACTTTTATAATTGATGACCTAGTAGCTTCTGAGTTTCTTAAATTAAAAGAGCTTGAAGTTCCAGTGGAAACAAAACCCTCTTATATTTCCAGTGGAACTCCTGTTGAAAAAAGTTTAGTCTCTCTTGGAGAGGATAATATATCTGAAGAAACTAGTACTTCTGAAATGCAGAGTTCTATTTCCACTGGAGAACCCTCCATAGAAATGAGTGAACAGCCCTCTTCAAGCGTTGAATCAAAGATCTCTGAGGAGATATTCCAGGGGGAGAGTTCTATTTCCACTGGAAGTGAAGGGGTTGCAGAGGGAGAAGAAGCAGAAATTATAGAAACTGTTGAGGAAGTTGCAAGCGTTCCTTCCAATGGAAGTGAATTTGAGAGTGAGGAAGAAAATGGGAATGGTGTAGCTGTCGTAGCTGATAAATATGGATTGCCAATGGTATACGAGCCCGAGGAAATAGTCGAGGAGAAGGAGTACTCTCTCTATGAAGATTTTGTCATTCAACCGAATCCCGAATTCAAGTTTGCTAAAATAACCCCCGAGTACGAGATAAAGTTTGATATAAGAAACTTCAAACTTAAGCCTCCAAAACCAAAAAATGGGAGTGGGAAAGAGGGTGAAATCATCGTTGAGGCTTATACATCCCTATTCCGGAGCAGACTTAGAAAGCTAAGGAGAATCTTAAGAGAAAATCCTGAACTTAATACTGTTGTTGATATTGGGAAGCTTAAGTATGTTAAGGGGGATGAAGAAGTTACGATAATAGGACTTGTCAACAGTAAAAGAGAAACGAACAAAGGGCTAATATTTGAAATAGAAGACCAGACAGGTGTTGTTAAGGTGTTCCTTCCAAAGGATTCCGAAGACTACAGGGAAGCTTTCAAAGTTCTACCTGATGCCGTGGTTGCATTTAAAGGTTTCTATTCTAAGAAAGGTTTATTCTTTGCAAATAGATTCTATCTTCCGGATGTTCCACTGTATAGGAAGCAAAAGCCACCCTTGGAGGAAAAAGTATACGCTATCCTAATAAGTGATATTCACGTTGGAAGTAAGGAATTCTGCGAGAAGGCCTTTATGAAGTTCCTCGAGTGGCTGAATGGTTATGTTGAAAGTAAGGAGGAAGAGGAAATTGTGAGCAGGGTAAAGTACCTTATAATAGCGGGTGATGTTGTAGATGGTATTGGTGTTTATCCTGGCCAGTACTCTGACTTAATAATCCCAGATATATTTGATCAGTACGAGGCTCTTGCCAATCTATTGGCAAATGTTCCTGATCATATAACGATGTTCATTGGACCTGGAAATCACGATGCCGCCAGGCCAGCAATTCCTCAACCAGAGTTCTATGAGGAGTATGCAAAGCCTATATACAAGCTTAAGAACGCTGTAATAATAAGTAATCCTGCAGTAATAAGATTACATGGTAGGGACTTTCTAATAGCCCACGGTAGGGGCATTGAAGATGTTGTTGCAAATGTCCCTGGACTCACTCATCACAAACCTGGCCTACCAATGATTGAACTTCTTAAAATGAGACACCTGGCTCCAACCTTTGGAGAGAAAGTTCCAATAGCTCCCGATCCGGAGGATCTTCTTGTCATTGAAGATGTTCCCGACCTAGTTCAGATGGGCCATGTTCATGTTTATGATGCGGTAACATATAGGGGAGTCCAACTTGTGAATTCTGCGACGTGGCAGGCTCAGACAGAGTTTCAGAAGATGGTAAATATAGTCCCTACACCTGCAAAGGTTCCGGTTGTAGATGTCGAGAGTGCAAAAGTTGTTAAGGTTCTTGATTTTAGCAGGTGGTGCTGATGGAGCTTCCAAAAGAAATTGAAGAGTATTTTGAAATGCTTCAAAAGGAAATTGATAGGGCATATGAAATAGCAAAAAAGGCGAGAGCTCAGGGAAAGGATCCCTCACTAGATGTTGAAATTCCTCAAGCCACTGACATGGCTGGAAGAGTTGAGAGCTTGGTTGGTCCACCTGGTGTAGCTAAGAGAATAAGGGAGTTGGTGAAGGAATACGGTAAGGAAATAGCTGCTCTTAAAATAGTTGATGAAATTATAGAAGGCAAGTTTGGTGATTTTGGAAGCAAAGAAAAGTATGCCGAGCAGGCTGTTAGAACGGCACTTGCAATTCTTACCGAGGGGATAGTTTCGGCTCCAATAGAGGGTATAGCTGATGTTAAAATAAAGAGGAACACCTGGGCTGATAACTCTGAGTATCTAGCCCTCTACTATGCTGGTCCAATAAGAAGTTCGGGTGGAACCGCTCAAGCTCTTAGTGTTCTCGTAGGAGACTATGTTAGAAAGAAGCTTGGTCTGGACAGATTTAAACCAAGTGAAAAGCATATAGAAAGAATGGTTGAGGAGGTAGACCTCTATCACAGAGCTGTTACTAGATTGCAGTATCATCCATCTCCCGAAGAAGTTAGACTTGCTATGAAAAATATTCCAATAGAGATTACTGGCGAAGCTACAGATGACGTTGAGGTGTCTCATAGGGATGTTCCAGGTGTTGAAACTAACCAGTTAAGAGGTGGAGCTATCCTGGTACTGGCCGAGGGTGTTCTCCAGAAGGCAAAGAAGCTTGTGAAGTATATTGACAAGATGGGCATTGAGGGATGGGACTGGCTCAAGGAATTCGTTGAAGCAAAAGAAAAGGGAGAAGGGAAAGAGGATAAAGAGGAGAAAAGTGAGAATACTTCTCAAGCAGAGACTGCCGTTGAAGAACTTAGGGTTGAAGTTGAGAAGGGGTTTTACTATGAGCTCTATGAAAAGTTCAGGAGTGAAATTGCTCCGAGTGATAAGTATGCTAAGGAAATCATAGGCGGAAGGCCATTATTTGCAGGTCCTTCTTCAAATGGTGGATTTAGGCTTCGCTATGGCAGAAGCAGGGTAAGTGGTTTTGCTACATGGAGCATTAATCCTGCAACAATGATACTTGTTGATGAGTTCTTAGCTATTGGGACTCAAATGAAGACCGAAAGGCCAGGGAAGGGAGCCGTTGTTACACCCTCAACGACTGCAGAAGGTCCAATAGTTAAGCTCAAGGATGGAAGCGTTGTGAGAGTTGATGATTATCAGCTTGCCCTAAAGATACGGGATAATGTTGAGGAAATTCTCTACCTAGGTGACGCAATAATAGCTTTTGGAGACTTTGTTGAGAACAACCAGACTCTTCTTCCTGCCAATTATGTTGAAGAGTGGTGGATTCAGGAGTTTGTTAAAGCTGTGAAAGATATCTATGAGGTTGAATTGAGGCCTTTTGAAGAAAACTCTAAAGATGCCGTTGAAGAAGCAGCTGATTACCTTGACGTGGATAAGGACTTCCTCTTCAAAATGCTTTATGACCCTTTAAGGGTTAAGCCTCCAATTGAGCTTGCCATTCACTTTTCCAAAATATTAGACATTCCGCTCCATCCTTACTACACACTCTATTGGAACTCCTTGGAACCTGAAGATGTAGAAGAGTTGTGGAGGATACTTAAAGATAATGCTGAGATTGAATGGGACAGCTTTCGAGGAATTAGACTCGCAAAAAAGATTAAAATCTCCTTAGAGTCTCTTGGAAAGGCTAAGAGATATCTGGAACTTCTCGGATTGCCTCATACTCTTAGTGATGGAGTTGTTATCATTGAGTATCCATGGAGTGCAGCTCTTCTAACACCTCTTGGCAATTTAGAGTGGGAATTCAAAGCAAAGCCAATGTTCACGGTTATAGATAT
This is a stretch of genomic DNA from Pyrococcus sp. ST04. It encodes these proteins:
- a CDS encoding ORC1-type DNA replication protein, which gives rise to MNEGEQLHLDKLFERLLKARKIFKNKEVLRHSYTPRDLPHRHEQIETLAQILVPVLRGETPSNIFVYGKTGTGKTVTVKFVTEELKKISKKYNIPVDVIYINCEIVDTHYRVLANIVNHFKHETGIEVPLVGWPTDEVYAKLKQVIDMKERFVIIVLDEIDKLVKKSGDEVLYSLTRINTELKRAKVSVIGISNDLKFKEYLDPRVLSSLSEEEVVFPPYDATQLRDILTQRAEEAFYPGVLDESVIPLCAALAAREHGDARKALDLLRVAGEIAEREGASKVTEKHVWKAQEKIEQDMMEEVIKTLPLQSKVLLYAIVLLDENGELPANTGEVYSVYRELCEHLDLEPLTQRRISDLINELDMLGIINAKVVSKGRYGRTKEIRLNVTPYKIRNVFRYDYTIQPLLTISFESGQRRLI
- a CDS encoding DNA-directed DNA polymerase II small subunit, whose translation is MDEFVRALIKNNYLITPSAYYLLAEHFRKQNFSLSELIKFAKTKGTFIIDDLVASEFLKLKELEVPVETKPSYISSGTPVEKSLVSLGEDNISEETSTSEMQSSISTGEPSIEMSEQPSSSVESKISEEIFQGESSISTGSEGVAEGEEAEIIETVEEVASVPSNGSEFESEEENGNGVAVVADKYGLPMVYEPEEIVEEKEYSLYEDFVIQPNPEFKFAKITPEYEIKFDIRNFKLKPPKPKNGSGKEGEIIVEAYTSLFRSRLRKLRRILRENPELNTVVDIGKLKYVKGDEEVTIIGLVNSKRETNKGLIFEIEDQTGVVKVFLPKDSEDYREAFKVLPDAVVAFKGFYSKKGLFFANRFYLPDVPLYRKQKPPLEEKVYAILISDIHVGSKEFCEKAFMKFLEWLNGYVESKEEEEIVSRVKYLIIAGDVVDGIGVYPGQYSDLIIPDIFDQYEALANLLANVPDHITMFIGPGNHDAARPAIPQPEFYEEYAKPIYKLKNAVIISNPAVIRLHGRDFLIAHGRGIEDVVANVPGLTHHKPGLPMIELLKMRHLAPTFGEKVPIAPDPEDLLVIEDVPDLVQMGHVHVYDAVTYRGVQLVNSATWQAQTEFQKMVNIVPTPAKVPVVDVESAKVVKVLDFSRWC